From Streptomyces durmitorensis, a single genomic window includes:
- a CDS encoding VOC family protein gives MKTLFVSYRVTDLDRSLGFYTALGYAELGRVDGGDGSRLVILKFPGEPAASLELVHRPLDGRVDVGSGVDHLAIQVDTLAAALERLTDAGLEPGPVQYPGGPHGPKTSWLTDPDGYRIELVEWPPGHPDGLTPADFS, from the coding sequence ATGAAGACGCTCTTCGTCTCCTACCGCGTCACCGATCTGGACCGCTCGCTCGGCTTCTACACCGCCCTGGGCTACGCCGAGCTGGGCAGGGTCGACGGTGGCGACGGGAGCCGCCTCGTGATCCTCAAGTTCCCCGGCGAACCGGCGGCCTCGCTCGAACTGGTCCACCGTCCCCTCGACGGACGCGTCGACGTGGGCAGCGGTGTCGACCACCTCGCAATCCAGGTGGACACACTGGCCGCCGCCCTGGAGCGGCTGACCGACGCCGGTCTGGAGCCGGGTCCTGTCCAGTACCCAGGCGGCCCTCACGGCCCGAAGACGTCGTGGCTCACCGACCCGGACGGCTACCGGATCGAGCTGGTGGAGTGGCCGCCCGGACACCCCGACGGCCTCACCCCCGCGGACTTCTCCTGA
- a CDS encoding adenine deaminase C-terminal domain-containing protein produces MSEQHDLRISGGRVMSTFTGEEFAADILVRGDRITAVLPPGTPATAGEEVDATGMLIVPGFVDAHMHIESAFLTPQEFAAVTLARGTTTVLADPHEIVNVAGRDAMRWMIDAGRETAQTQLWGVPSCVPALEGLEHAGAALSADDIADMLGWPGVVALGEVMDYRAVVAGDRRMHEITAVARAHDAILDGHCPNLTGAELSAYLATGVDSDHTKNRTEVVLEKARLGMTMMLQEKCLTADVATALLSLPQLPPLCLVTDDLAADHIVERGHLDHIARVAVAAGFPPHAVLKALTWTPAQRLRLHDRGVVSPGKRADLVLLRGELAAFEPALVLAGGRIVGRDGVPEQAAPASETLAVPPLDSRVDVEAQEEDGYRWRVDLPDGTHRFRAMSVNPRDTYTEATEVELPVSGGEVHWEGRTTLVRVRNRYGRPGMVFAPLVGRDLGAGAVASTYAHDSHNLLTIGTSRAAMAAAAATVVADGGGVAVVRGAAGETVAARMPLPVGGVLSARPAHDVAAQAAAVRTALETWGWNHLNPFMSVSTLTLAVSPALKITDRSLVDVARREPVAATVGD; encoded by the coding sequence ATGAGTGAGCAGCACGACCTCCGGATCAGCGGCGGGCGCGTGATGTCCACCTTCACCGGTGAGGAGTTCGCCGCGGACATACTGGTACGGGGCGACCGCATCACCGCGGTGCTCCCGCCCGGCACCCCGGCCACGGCAGGGGAGGAGGTCGACGCGACCGGCATGCTGATCGTCCCCGGCTTCGTGGACGCCCACATGCACATCGAGAGCGCGTTCCTGACGCCTCAGGAGTTCGCCGCCGTGACGCTGGCCCGCGGCACGACGACGGTCCTCGCCGACCCGCACGAGATCGTCAACGTCGCCGGCCGGGACGCCATGCGCTGGATGATCGACGCGGGCCGCGAGACCGCCCAGACCCAGCTGTGGGGCGTTCCCTCGTGCGTGCCCGCCCTTGAGGGCCTGGAGCACGCCGGAGCGGCCCTCTCCGCCGACGACATCGCGGACATGCTGGGGTGGCCGGGTGTCGTCGCGCTCGGCGAGGTCATGGACTACCGCGCAGTCGTCGCCGGTGACCGCCGCATGCACGAGATCACCGCGGTGGCCCGCGCGCACGACGCGATCCTCGACGGCCACTGCCCGAACCTGACCGGCGCGGAACTGAGCGCGTACCTGGCCACCGGCGTGGACTCCGACCACACCAAGAACCGCACCGAGGTGGTCCTGGAGAAGGCACGCCTGGGCATGACGATGATGCTCCAGGAGAAGTGCCTCACCGCGGACGTGGCGACAGCCTTGCTGTCCTTGCCCCAACTCCCGCCGCTGTGCCTGGTCACGGACGACCTCGCGGCCGACCACATCGTCGAGCGAGGCCACCTGGACCACATCGCGCGGGTCGCCGTGGCCGCCGGGTTCCCGCCCCACGCCGTCCTCAAGGCCCTGACCTGGACGCCGGCCCAGCGCCTGCGGCTCCACGACCGAGGCGTGGTCTCCCCGGGCAAGCGCGCCGACCTGGTCCTGCTGCGGGGCGAACTCGCCGCGTTCGAGCCCGCGTTGGTGCTGGCGGGTGGCCGCATCGTGGGCCGCGACGGCGTGCCCGAACAGGCGGCACCCGCCTCGGAGACCCTTGCCGTGCCACCCCTGGACAGCCGCGTGGACGTAGAAGCCCAGGAGGAGGACGGATACCGCTGGCGCGTGGACCTGCCGGACGGCACGCACCGCTTCCGGGCGATGAGCGTCAACCCGCGCGACACCTACACTGAAGCGACCGAGGTCGAACTCCCGGTCTCCGGCGGCGAGGTGCACTGGGAGGGCCGGACCACACTGGTCCGCGTACGCAACCGCTACGGACGCCCCGGCATGGTCTTCGCCCCGCTGGTGGGCCGGGATCTGGGTGCGGGCGCCGTGGCGTCGACGTACGCCCACGACAGCCACAACCTCCTGACGATCGGTACCTCACGCGCGGCGATGGCCGCAGCCGCCGCGACAGTCGTCGCCGACGGGGGAGGGGTGGCCGTCGTCAGGGGTGCCGCGGGCGAGACCGTGGCGGCGCGCATGCCGCTGCCCGTGGGCGGCGTCCTTTCCGCCCGCCCGGCCCACGACGTCGCCGCCCAGGCGGCCGCGGTGCGAACGGCTCTGGAGACCTGGGGCTGGAACCACCTCAACCCGTTCATGAGCGTGTCGACCCTGACGCTCGCCGTCTCACCCGCCCTCAAAATCACCGACCGCTCGCTGGTGGACGTGGCACGCCGCGAACCGGTGGCGGCGACGGTGGGGGACTGA
- a CDS encoding DUF4239 domain-containing protein — translation MGIWLLNNFTTVALAGLLGGGAVLAAVAGTLVLRRSFPHHANGTHNEMIGVVLGMYAAIYGIILAFVVVAEWEGLNEARTNVALEASQTAEVLRDASAFPADQERRVTNAVGAYVRVVVDEQWPLMRAGEPDPEITNPEVTALYEVFQEYEPQTEAEKTYYAQSVSTLGEIAGARRTRLADSEQSLPSLLNVLVYGGALVMLPLTLLYGIRSVRANLMFVVSVAALIGVSLLLCLTLDHPFAGELAVSPAPFKEGVLAQFWH, via the coding sequence GTGGGTATCTGGCTGCTGAACAATTTCACCACTGTCGCGCTTGCCGGGCTGCTCGGTGGCGGCGCCGTACTGGCTGCCGTGGCCGGCACGCTCGTACTGAGACGCAGTTTTCCTCACCACGCGAACGGCACGCACAACGAGATGATCGGCGTTGTGCTCGGCATGTACGCCGCGATCTACGGCATCATCCTGGCCTTCGTCGTCGTGGCCGAGTGGGAGGGCCTCAACGAGGCGAGGACAAACGTCGCGCTCGAGGCCAGCCAGACCGCCGAGGTACTGCGTGATGCCTCTGCGTTCCCGGCCGACCAGGAGCGCCGGGTGACCAACGCCGTCGGGGCGTACGTGCGTGTCGTCGTCGACGAGCAATGGCCGCTGATGCGCGCGGGAGAGCCCGACCCCGAGATCACCAATCCCGAAGTGACCGCGCTGTACGAGGTGTTCCAGGAGTACGAGCCGCAGACCGAGGCCGAGAAGACCTACTACGCACAGTCCGTCTCGACGCTCGGCGAGATCGCGGGCGCACGCCGTACTCGGCTCGCCGACTCGGAGCAGTCCCTGCCGTCGCTCCTCAACGTCCTCGTCTACGGCGGCGCACTCGTCATGCTTCCCCTGACCTTGCTCTACGGCATCAGGAGCGTGCGTGCGAATTTGATGTTCGTCGTGTCGGTCGCCGCACTGATCGGCGTGAGTCTGCTGCTGTGCTTGACGTTGGACCATCCGTTCGCGGGCGAGCTCGCCGTTTCGCCTGCGCCCTTCAAGGAGGGCGTACTCGCTCAGTTCTGGCACTGA
- a CDS encoding mycothiol transferase produces MNTAELLADAFDRVQEEVHAAVDGLSPEELAFRPDDKANSIVWLVWHLTRVQDDHVTDAAGLDQVWTAQGWYDRFQLPLGEEETGYGHTAKQVASLDGVSADQLRGYYDAVHEQTLSFVRALDDTALDRVVDERWTPHVTLGVRLISVISDDLQHTGQAAYVRGLLRRR; encoded by the coding sequence ATGAACACTGCAGAGCTCTTGGCGGACGCGTTCGATCGTGTCCAGGAGGAAGTGCATGCTGCCGTCGACGGTCTTTCGCCCGAGGAGCTCGCTTTCCGTCCTGACGACAAGGCCAATTCGATCGTCTGGCTGGTGTGGCACCTCACCCGCGTCCAGGACGATCATGTCACTGACGCGGCGGGCCTGGACCAGGTGTGGACCGCCCAGGGCTGGTACGACCGCTTCCAACTACCGCTCGGCGAGGAGGAGACGGGGTACGGGCACACGGCCAAGCAGGTGGCGTCGCTCGATGGCGTCTCCGCCGACCAGTTGCGCGGCTACTACGACGCCGTCCACGAGCAGACCCTCTCCTTCGTGCGCGCACTCGACGACACGGCGCTCGACCGCGTCGTCGACGAGCGGTGGACGCCGCACGTCACCCTCGGCGTCCGGCTGATCAGCGTCATCTCCGACGACCTGCAACACACCGGCCAGGCCGCGTACGTCCGGGGCCTTCTGCGGCGCCGTTGA
- a CDS encoding NCS2 family permease, with product MPTTAPPPGEQTDAATPPPASPVERLFGVRDRGSSHRTELVAGASMFMAAAYAVVVVPGQLASAGVPHGAATTAVIIAIALATLAMGLIANLPFVVAPGLGGVALIAFTIVGQDHVPWDTALGMVFWSGVAFLLLTLFGIRDLVTRLMPMNLKYAISGGLGLYIALIGFRDADLVVGNADKAALAVGDLSEPTALLALAGLLLLTALAARKVPGAFLITIAAVTVVGVPLGVTDVPDSLLSAPDSPGPLLFNIDILGALKPEYFPYIFAFFVSEFFSMTGTLLAVSGRAGLLDKDGNIPGSRRPFLVDSVSVMGGSAVGAPSMTAYLESSAAADAGGKTGLASVWAACGFALLLLVTPFATLIPSAATASALMFIGLNMLGALKNVDFKDPTNAIPAALTVATTLFFGNFGTGIATGLAAHVLVKTVSGRIREVPWPLWIVMIPLGYYFYTLVP from the coding sequence ATGCCCACCACCGCTCCGCCGCCCGGCGAGCAGACCGACGCCGCCACCCCGCCGCCCGCCTCGCCCGTCGAGCGGCTCTTCGGCGTCCGTGACCGCGGCAGCAGCCACCGCACGGAACTCGTGGCGGGCGCCTCGATGTTCATGGCCGCCGCCTACGCCGTCGTCGTGGTGCCCGGCCAGCTGGCCTCCGCCGGTGTGCCGCACGGCGCCGCGACGACCGCCGTCATCATCGCCATCGCCCTCGCGACGCTGGCCATGGGCCTGATCGCCAACCTGCCGTTCGTCGTCGCCCCGGGCCTCGGCGGCGTGGCCCTGATCGCGTTCACCATCGTCGGACAGGACCATGTCCCCTGGGACACGGCACTCGGCATGGTCTTCTGGTCCGGCGTCGCCTTCCTGCTCCTCACCCTCTTCGGCATCCGCGACCTCGTCACGCGGCTCATGCCGATGAACCTCAAGTACGCCATCAGCGGCGGCCTTGGCCTCTACATCGCCCTCATCGGATTCCGCGACGCCGACCTCGTCGTCGGCAACGCCGACAAGGCGGCCCTCGCGGTCGGCGACCTGTCCGAGCCCACCGCGCTCCTCGCCCTGGCCGGCCTGCTGCTGCTCACAGCCCTCGCCGCACGCAAAGTACCGGGCGCCTTCCTCATCACCATCGCAGCCGTCACGGTCGTCGGCGTGCCGCTGGGCGTGACCGATGTCCCCGACAGCCTCCTCTCGGCCCCCGACTCACCCGGCCCCCTCCTCTTCAACATCGACATCCTCGGCGCACTCAAGCCCGAATACTTCCCCTACATCTTCGCGTTCTTCGTGTCCGAGTTCTTCTCCATGACCGGCACCCTCCTTGCCGTCTCCGGACGCGCCGGTCTCCTCGACAAGGACGGCAACATCCCCGGCTCCCGCCGCCCCTTCCTTGTCGACTCGGTCTCCGTGATGGGTGGTTCAGCCGTGGGCGCGCCCTCGATGACCGCCTACCTGGAGTCGTCGGCCGCCGCCGACGCCGGCGGCAAGACCGGCCTGGCATCGGTATGGGCCGCGTGTGGCTTCGCACTGCTGCTGCTCGTCACGCCGTTCGCCACCCTGATCCCCTCCGCGGCCACCGCATCCGCGCTGATGTTCATCGGTCTGAACATGCTCGGCGCGCTCAAGAACGTCGACTTCAAGGACCCCACGAACGCCATCCCGGCCGCCCTGACCGTCGCCACCACGCTGTTCTTCGGCAACTTCGGCACCGGCATCGCGACCGGCCTCGCTGCCCACGTCCTGGTGAAGACCGTCAGCGGCCGGATCCGCGAGGTGCCCTGGCCGCTGTGGATCGTCATGATCCCGCTGGGCTACTACTTCTACACACTCGTCCCCTGA
- a CDS encoding LacI family DNA-binding transcriptional regulator, with the protein MATLLDVARAAGVSKATASRALQRPELVAESTRLRVREAADRLGFQPNAAARALTTGRTGLIGLIVPTLSNPFFAPLVMGAQQAAEETESHLLIAVSEYDAQREAALADRLSEQADGLIMVTPVGTDAALRERFRRRPLVLVDRQVGRLPAVVADTATGLAELLDHLLTQGHRDIAYVSGPADSWADEQRRTALTARASAAGARVHVLGPLPPTFDAGIEASRALPADATAVLAYNSYLTLGLLHGLGVAGRRVPEDVSLAAADDLSTLSATTPPVTALDVPLREAGALAVTRLHELLDGHRRTVTSRLPAAPVLRASTAPPRGL; encoded by the coding sequence TTGGCGACGCTCTTGGACGTGGCGCGTGCGGCGGGGGTGTCCAAGGCCACCGCCTCGCGGGCACTGCAGCGCCCCGAACTGGTCGCCGAGAGCACGCGACTTCGCGTCCGGGAGGCGGCCGACCGGCTCGGTTTCCAGCCCAACGCCGCAGCCCGCGCGCTGACCACGGGCCGTACGGGCTTGATCGGCCTGATCGTGCCGACGCTCTCGAACCCGTTCTTCGCGCCGCTGGTGATGGGCGCACAACAGGCGGCGGAGGAGACCGAGAGCCATCTTCTGATCGCGGTCTCGGAGTATGACGCGCAGCGTGAGGCCGCCCTCGCCGACCGGCTCTCCGAGCAGGCCGACGGCCTGATCATGGTGACGCCGGTCGGCACGGACGCCGCGCTGCGGGAGCGGTTCCGACGGCGCCCGCTGGTACTCGTCGACCGCCAGGTGGGCCGACTGCCCGCAGTGGTGGCCGACACCGCCACGGGCCTGGCCGAACTCCTTGACCACCTGCTGACACAGGGTCACCGCGACATCGCCTACGTCTCCGGGCCCGCGGATTCCTGGGCAGACGAACAGCGACGGACCGCTCTCACCGCACGGGCGTCGGCGGCAGGCGCCCGCGTCCACGTCCTCGGACCCCTGCCGCCCACGTTCGACGCCGGGATCGAGGCCTCACGCGCGCTGCCCGCCGACGCCACGGCCGTCCTCGCCTACAACAGCTACCTGACGCTCGGACTGCTGCACGGCCTCGGCGTGGCCGGACGACGCGTACCCGAGGACGTGAGTCTGGCCGCGGCCGACGACCTCAGTACGCTCAGCGCCACCACTCCCCCGGTGACCGCGCTCGACGTGCCGCTCCGAGAAGCCGGGGCACTTGCCGTCACCCGCCTCCACGAGCTGCTCGACGGCCACCGGCGCACGGTCACCTCTCGCCTTCCGGCTGCCCCCGTATTGCGCGCGTCGACGGCTCCGCCGCGCGGCCTGTAG
- a CDS encoding transposase has product MRPGRGSCRSTPPSPGPSACGKGPDERGLRHVAGCAGRRRGTGTTRGGLSTKVHLALDGRGRPLSILLTPGQAGDNPQLVPLLEAIRVPRPGPGRPRSRPDRVIADKAYSHPSTRAELRRRRIATTTPERADQKSRRRGRPPCFDRDCDRDLYHDRNVRALLQPAQAMARPGHPIRQARRDLPSRSRHRRHHDLAPLNDRTLPRRPLRQ; this is encoded by the coding sequence ATGCGGCCTGGGCGCGGATCGTGCCGGTCGACTCCACCATCGCCCGGGCCATCAGCATGCGGCAAGGGCCCGGACGAAAGGGGGCTGCGGCACGTGGCCGGTTGCGCCGGTCGGCGGCGAGGCACTGGGACGACCCGCGGCGGGTTGAGCACCAAAGTGCACCTGGCTCTGGATGGGCGAGGCCGTCCACTGTCGATCCTGCTGACGCCCGGACAGGCCGGTGACAACCCGCAGTTGGTGCCGCTACTGGAGGCGATCCGGGTGCCCCGGCCGGGGCCGGGGCGTCCCCGGTCGCGGCCGGATCGGGTCATCGCCGACAAGGCATACTCGCATCCGTCCACCCGCGCCGAGCTACGCCGGCGCCGGATCGCCACCACCACCCCCGAGCGTGCTGATCAGAAATCCCGGCGCCGCGGCCGACCACCTTGCTTCGACCGCGACTGCGACCGCGACCTTTACCACGACCGGAACGTACGAGCGCTGCTGCAACCGGCTCAAGCAATGGCGCGGCCTGGCCACCCGATACGCCAAGCGCGCCGCGATCTACCGAGCCGAAGTCGTCATCGCCGCCATCATGATCTGGCTCCGCTGAACGACAGGACACTCCCTAGGCGCCCGCTGAGGCAATGA
- a CDS encoding dihydrofolate reductase family protein — MSNPIRLYMSMSLDGYIAGPDDRRGQELGRAGGRLFNWLDDRESDGPSGQVYREALATGAVISGRRTFELAGRWQGDHHDGVPIFVLTHHVDDGDVPPGHARFVTDVEDCARQARAAAGDRPVMVHGAGAAQALLRAGQIDEMEIHLVQVLLGDGRRLFDHLGGDHIELDLVRRLEDRDVTHLRYRVRRPEETA; from the coding sequence ATGAGCAATCCGATTCGGCTGTACATGTCGATGTCGCTCGACGGCTACATCGCCGGCCCGGACGACCGACGGGGCCAGGAACTCGGACGCGCCGGTGGACGTCTTTTCAACTGGCTCGACGACCGGGAGTCCGACGGTCCCAGTGGACAGGTCTACCGCGAGGCGCTGGCGACCGGCGCGGTGATCTCCGGCCGTCGGACCTTCGAACTCGCCGGGCGCTGGCAGGGCGACCACCACGACGGCGTGCCGATCTTCGTCCTCACCCACCACGTGGATGACGGGGACGTGCCACCCGGCCACGCGCGATTCGTCACCGACGTCGAGGACTGCGCCCGTCAGGCTCGCGCGGCCGCCGGGGACCGGCCGGTCATGGTCCATGGGGCGGGCGCGGCCCAAGCGCTCCTCCGGGCCGGGCAGATCGACGAGATGGAGATTCACCTGGTTCAGGTCCTCCTCGGGGACGGCCGCCGCCTCTTCGACCACCTCGGTGGCGATCACATCGAACTCGACCTCGTCCGACGACTCGAGGACCGAGACGTCACGCACCTTCGCTACCGGGTCCGCCGCCCCGAGGAGACCGCATGA
- a CDS encoding MFS transporter, producing the protein MSSTSPSSGSTTLATAPGTVLIRSAADISDLVNSGTARGQHAKMIVIIALGGIFLDAYDLSSLAYGLPDITEQFGLSSAMAGTVTASISVGSLVGALVGGWLVDRIGRYRVFMANMLFFVVTALVCALAQDVWTLIAARFVMGVGVGMDIPVAIAFLAEFSRLRGKGSKGSRTAAWSPAWYTATSGCYLVIMLLYFVLPDAQLGWLWRFTVGFGAIPALLVLLLRRRYMNESPTWAADQGDLEGAARILRQSYGVDARVADDVPAQAPRPPRPGLAAYARLFTPPYRTRTIQSVTVGLAETFGYNAVAFGLPIIIATLMTQGPLTTIASSFALNLLFALTGGLLGIRWASTRGAWPMMTLGFAIQFVAITVLGLIAAPSGTAAVTAGILMLGAFMFAQGFGPGAHIMSYASLGFPTSMRGVSIGFNQAVLRLGSTLTLFFFPILSSGLGTDVYWVILAAPVLGLIALLAKRWEPVGFDADAEERSSSARLAAGQCQN; encoded by the coding sequence GTGAGCTCCACCTCCCCCTCGTCCGGCAGCACGACCCTGGCGACCGCGCCGGGCACGGTACTGATCCGCTCCGCAGCGGACATCTCCGACCTGGTCAACTCGGGCACGGCGCGCGGCCAGCACGCCAAAATGATCGTGATCATCGCGCTCGGCGGCATCTTCCTCGACGCCTACGACCTGAGTTCCCTCGCCTACGGGCTTCCCGACATCACGGAACAGTTCGGCCTCAGCTCCGCCATGGCCGGCACGGTCACCGCCTCGATCAGCGTGGGATCCCTCGTCGGCGCTCTCGTCGGCGGCTGGCTGGTGGACCGGATCGGCCGCTACCGGGTCTTCATGGCGAACATGCTCTTCTTCGTCGTCACCGCGCTCGTGTGCGCGCTGGCGCAGGACGTGTGGACCCTGATCGCGGCGCGCTTCGTGATGGGCGTCGGCGTCGGCATGGACATCCCCGTCGCCATCGCGTTCCTCGCCGAATTCTCCCGGCTGCGCGGCAAGGGCAGCAAGGGCTCACGCACGGCTGCCTGGTCGCCCGCCTGGTACACCGCGACCAGCGGCTGCTACCTGGTGATCATGCTCCTCTACTTCGTCCTGCCCGACGCCCAACTGGGCTGGCTGTGGCGCTTCACCGTCGGCTTCGGCGCCATACCCGCGCTGCTGGTACTGCTGCTGCGCCGGCGCTACATGAACGAGTCCCCGACCTGGGCCGCCGACCAGGGCGACCTGGAAGGCGCGGCGCGCATCCTTCGCCAGTCCTACGGCGTCGACGCGCGCGTCGCCGACGATGTGCCCGCGCAGGCGCCCCGCCCGCCCAGGCCCGGCCTCGCCGCGTACGCACGGCTCTTCACCCCTCCGTACCGCACGCGCACCATCCAGTCGGTGACGGTCGGTCTGGCGGAGACCTTCGGCTACAACGCGGTCGCGTTCGGGCTGCCGATCATCATCGCCACCCTGATGACCCAGGGCCCGCTGACCACGATCGCCTCCTCCTTCGCCCTGAACCTCCTCTTCGCCCTGACCGGCGGACTGCTCGGCATCCGCTGGGCATCGACCCGCGGCGCCTGGCCGATGATGACGCTGGGCTTCGCGATCCAGTTCGTCGCCATCACGGTGCTCGGCCTCATCGCAGCCCCCTCCGGGACGGCCGCCGTCACGGCGGGGATCCTGATGCTCGGCGCGTTCATGTTCGCCCAGGGCTTCGGCCCCGGCGCGCACATCATGAGCTACGCCTCGCTGGGCTTCCCCACATCGATGCGCGGCGTCAGCATCGGCTTCAACCAGGCGGTCCTACGCCTCGGTTCGACGCTGACCCTGTTCTTCTTCCCCATCCTCAGCAGCGGCCTGGGCACCGACGTCTACTGGGTCATCCTCGCCGCCCCCGTACTGGGTCTGATCGCACTCCTGGCCAAGCGCTGGGAACCGGTCGGCTTCGACGCGGACGCAGAGGAACGGAGCTCTTCAGCCCGGCTCGCGGCCGGTCAGTGCCAGAACTGA
- the map gene encoding type I methionyl aminopeptidase: protein MIEILNPTLLARARDTGALVADILQTLKGRSAIGTNLLDIDRWAKTMIAEAGALSCYVDYAPSFGRGPFGHYICTAVNDAVLHGRPHDYTLADGDLLTLDLAVSKNGVAADAAISFVVGNAQPPQSVAMIRTTERALAAGIAAAGPGARVGDISHAIGTVLHQAGYEINTEFGGHGIGSTMHQDPHVANIGRPGRGYKLRPGLLLALEPWVMADTAKLVTDADGWTLRSATGCRTAHSEHTIAITEDGAEILTLPKSSKP, encoded by the coding sequence ATGATCGAGATCCTGAACCCCACCCTGCTGGCCCGGGCACGAGACACAGGCGCCCTGGTCGCAGACATCCTGCAGACACTGAAGGGCCGGAGCGCGATCGGCACGAACCTCCTGGACATCGACCGGTGGGCCAAGACCATGATCGCCGAGGCGGGAGCGCTGTCCTGCTACGTCGACTACGCACCATCCTTCGGACGCGGCCCCTTCGGCCACTACATCTGCACGGCCGTCAACGATGCCGTGCTCCACGGGCGGCCCCACGACTACACGCTCGCCGACGGCGATCTGCTCACACTTGACCTTGCCGTCTCCAAGAACGGAGTCGCCGCTGATGCCGCCATCAGCTTCGTCGTGGGCAATGCGCAGCCCCCACAGAGCGTCGCGATGATCAGGACAACCGAACGCGCGCTGGCCGCAGGGATCGCCGCCGCCGGACCCGGAGCTCGTGTCGGCGACATCTCCCACGCCATCGGCACAGTCCTTCACCAGGCCGGATACGAGATCAACACCGAATTCGGAGGGCACGGCATCGGGTCGACGATGCACCAGGACCCGCACGTTGCGAACATCGGACGGCCTGGCCGTGGATACAAACTGCGCCCCGGGCTGTTGCTGGCACTGGAGCCGTGGGTCATGGCGGACACCGCCAAACTCGTCACCGACGCCGACGGGTGGACGCTCCGCAGCGCGACGGGCTGCCGGACGGCACACAGCGAGCACACGATCGCCATCACCGAGGACGGAGCCGAAATCCTCACGTTGCCGAAGTCATCGAAGCCGTAA
- a CDS encoding GNAT family N-acetyltransferase — MTIVLNEPGVHGLTGVVDALRAWQDDRTPLQLHPGDLGWAWALGAERLAAAVRTWSVDGRIIAVGYLDDPDVLRLTTAPDLRQDGELARQLLADLDDPERGVLPPGKVGLEIPNGALLREVLLEAGWNLDEPWTPLRRDLAEPVKESGLRIEVAGPETAGVRTAVHRSAFGSPAFTEEIWHVLAAGPVYADARCLIGYDDQDNAVAAATVWSAGPGKPGLLEPVGVHADHRGRGYGTAISVAGAAALRELGASSALVTTPTSNSAAVAAYRAAGYEPSSERLDVSRAA; from the coding sequence ATGACGATCGTTCTGAACGAGCCCGGCGTCCATGGGCTGACCGGGGTCGTGGATGCCCTCCGCGCATGGCAGGACGACCGCACGCCGCTGCAACTCCATCCGGGAGACCTCGGCTGGGCCTGGGCGCTGGGCGCGGAGAGGCTGGCCGCGGCCGTCCGCACCTGGAGCGTGGACGGACGGATCATTGCCGTCGGATACCTGGACGACCCTGATGTGCTGCGCCTGACGACCGCGCCGGATCTGCGACAGGACGGTGAGCTGGCGCGCCAGCTGCTGGCGGACCTCGATGATCCGGAGCGCGGCGTCCTGCCGCCCGGGAAGGTCGGCCTCGAAATCCCCAACGGCGCCCTGCTCCGCGAGGTCCTCTTGGAGGCGGGCTGGAATCTGGACGAGCCGTGGACGCCGCTGCGCCGCGACCTAGCCGAGCCGGTGAAGGAGTCCGGCCTGCGGATCGAGGTAGCCGGTCCGGAGACGGCGGGGGTGCGCACCGCAGTGCATCGCTCGGCGTTCGGCAGCCCGGCGTTCACCGAGGAGATCTGGCACGTCCTCGCGGCCGGGCCGGTGTATGCCGACGCCCGCTGCCTGATCGGCTACGACGACCAGGACAACGCGGTGGCCGCGGCTACGGTCTGGTCGGCCGGGCCGGGCAAGCCCGGCCTGCTGGAGCCGGTGGGCGTGCACGCCGACCATCGCGGTCGCGGCTACGGGACGGCGATCAGCGTCGCCGGTGCGGCGGCGCTGCGTGAACTGGGTGCATCAAGCGCACTCGTCACCACCCCGACCTCGAACTCTGCCGCCGTCGCCGCCTACCGGGCAGCTGGATACGAGCCGTCGTCCGAACGGTTGGACGTCAGCCGAGCAGCCTGA